The Flavobacteriales bacterium genome segment TGAAATACAGCGGCAGGTAAGGTTTTCCGTTCACCTCCGAAGTATCGACATACTGCCACATGAACTCGAACTTCTTGAACATCTTCCGGTCCATGAACTTATCGGTGATGTTGTTGAGGTCGATCTCCAGTTTCTCGTATTTGTCGAACTCGTAATGGTCGAAACCTTCCTTACGGTTCTGCTCGCGGTGATCGACCACTTTCTGAATCAACTGAACGGCCGGATTCTCCCGGTTCTTGTAGCGACCTTTTTCGGCTTTTACCGTTACTTCCTGCAGTTTGATCTGCGTGGGTTCCAATGCAAAGTCAATGGTCTGATTCTCTCCCTGAATCACCGATTTTATCAAGGGGTCGTAACCCATGAATGAGGCCTGAAGCTGATCGGAGCCCCACTTGGTATCGAGTTGGTATTTCCCGCTGAAATCAGTGGTCGTTCCAACGGCCTTCCCCACAAACGACACATTCACGAATGGCAATGGCTCGCCCGTTTGGGCATCGGTAATGGTGCCCTTCACCTTGGTCTTTTCCTGACCGTAGGTAAACCCGATAACGAAAAGCAGGGCGACAGAAAGGTAATATCTCACGTAAGTCATCAAAAGCTGGCTTGCCCTCCCGTCATTGAGGCGTCAAATATCGGTATTTGCTTTCGCTTCGTTTCTAAGTACAATTGCTGATACCCAAATGCTGACCTCGTAGAGGAGCATCAGCGGAACGAATACCAATATCTGGCTCGACACATCCGGTGGTGTGATGACAGCGGCCAGAATGAGAATACCAACTACGGCATGCCTACGATATTGTCTGAGAAGTTCGGGAGTTACCAGTCCGATCTTGGTGAGGAAATAGATGAGTACAGGCAGTTCGAACACGCCACCGCTGGCCAAAACCAACGTGGCAATGGTGCTGAAATAACTGTTCAGATCGATCTGGTTATGAATGGCCTCACTCACACGATAAGAGCCGAGGAAGTTGACCGAAAGCGGTGCGATGATGTAGTAACCGAACAGCACGCCCATGATGAAAAGCACGGATGTGTAGAACACCATTCCAGAAGCATATTTGCGCTCCTTATTATAAAGACCGGGTTTGATGAACCGCCACATTTCGAATATGATGTATGGGAATGCCACGACTACTCCTGCAATAATGGACACGAAGATGTGCGTGCTGAATTGACCAGCCATCGAAATATTGATGAGGTCGAACGGGATCTCGGTGATGCAGAGCAGATCCGAGAGGTTGAATTTCTCAGACAGTTCGCACAGCATCCGATAGGTCCAGAAATCAGGGTTTTTTGGACCGAGCAGCAGCGTATCGAAGATGAAGCCTTTGGCAATGAATGCAGCAATGGCCACAATGAAAATGGCCGCAGCCGAACGGATGAGATGCCAGCGCAGCACCTCAAGATGTTCGAGAAACGACATTTCGCCTTCTTCGGGCAGATCTGCTTCGGGAAGCTCTTTGCTCATGGGCTGCAAATGTAAGACCCCGGCCGCAGTAATGTCGGTGTGTTCTTCCTATTTTGTGCACGAACGAAAGTCGGTATGAACAAGCTCGGTTCGGGATTCATTTTTGCACTTGCTGCCGCGATCTTCTTTTTGGTGGTTTGGTTCACGTTCAAGGATGTGAATCTGGGGCAATTCGTACAGAATACGGCTTTGTCAGACGTGCTCAAACTTTTCGGTCTGGGGCTCATTTTTCACCTTTCGTTCGGTGTCATCATGTGGGTGGCGTTCTGGCTGCATTACAAACTACGGTTGCCAGCCATCGAAATTCTCACCCTCCCGTTGATGATGCACCTTTTCCTCTATCTCATGCCAATGAAAGGAGGAATGCTTTTCCAAGTGTTCTATTCCAAACACAAGTATCACCTCGATATGAGCAAAGGCTTTTCGTTAGGATTGATGGTCTTTCTGAACAGCTTGCTGCTCACCATTTTCCTTGGTCTGGCCATGATCTATCTTCTTCCTGTGGATTCATTGCGACTGAAACTCATCATTTGGGCAATGGGCGCAGGATTGGTCGGTATGGTGGTTTCAATGGGTTTTCTTCCGTCTGCAAACATCGTGGGAGAAGGTCTGCTGAACCGATTCCTAAACTTTCTGATCAACGTCCGTGTGCAGTTGATGGAGCAGTTCAAGAATATCCGACTGTTCTTCGGACTGTTGATCACCACATTGGTTTCGGTGATCATACAGGCATTCTGGTTTTGGCAAACGGCTTTGGCATTGGATTTTCCATGTGCGTTTGCACCTGTGCTTCTGGTGGTACTGATCCTTCGAATCATTCTGCTGGTTCGCGTCCTGCCAGGGAATTTGGGCGTGCAGGAACTGATGATCGGGGTGGTTTTCGCCACAGCGGGTTTTCAGATGGAAGAAGGTCTGATGATCGGAGTTATTACACGACTGATATCGGTTTTTTGGTCTGCCATGATCGGACTGCCAGCTCTTTACGCTAATCTCAAATATTTCGATTCGCATAGCCTCAAAGGTCTGCTGCAACGCGTTTCAAGGGCCGATCGATAATGGAACTACCTCAAAAACAACTGCTCGGATCTGCAGCAATGCTGATGGTTGCATTGACGGCCGTTTACTGGAATCATTTCGATAATGGCTTTCATTTTGATGACAGTCATACCATCATCAGCAACAGCTACATTCGAGATTTGAGCAATATTTCGCTCTTTTTTCAAGATGCACGAACCACCAGCACGTTACCTCCCAATCAGGCATATCGACCGATGGTCACTTGCTTGAACGCCATTGATCTTTGGCTTGCTGGCGCGATGGAACCGAGGGTATTCCATCAGCACATCTTCCTGGAGTTTCTTCTCTTATTGATGTTGTTCTACTTCTTGCTGGTAAAGCTTTTTTCGATGGCCGATGGCAGGAAACACCGATTGGTGGCGTTGCTTTCCACGGCCTTTTTCGCGTTCCACGCGGCCACGGCCGAAACCATCAATTACATCATTGCCCGCTCCGATGGATTCAGCACGCTGATGGTGCTGGCAGGAATGCTCATTTACGTTTCTGCCAGCAGATGGAAAAAGACTTTGGGATTGATTCCGTTTGTGCTTGGCTGTTTGGCCAAACCGACTGCCCTGATGCTGGCTCCGCTGCTCTTCGTTTACGAACTGTTGATGGAGCAACCCCCCGTTCTGGTCCGAAACGAAAAAACCACTTTGGTTTCCAAAGAGACGGACGCGTTCAAGAAGACAGGTGTTTATTTTCTGATCGGAATCTGCATGTACTTTTTCACGCAGTCTATGGCCTCCGAAACGGCTCTATCCATGTCTCATGCATCTGCCACAGATTACCTCATTACACAGATGGCCGTTATTGCATTTTACCTTCGGATATTTCTCATCCCTACTGGCCTTTCGGCCGATTCTGATATGAAACTGCTGCATTC includes the following:
- the tatC gene encoding twin-arginine translocase subunit TatC, whose protein sequence is MSKELPEADLPEEGEMSFLEHLEVLRWHLIRSAAAIFIVAIAAFIAKGFIFDTLLLGPKNPDFWTYRMLCELSEKFNLSDLLCITEIPFDLINISMAGQFSTHIFVSIIAGVVVAFPYIIFEMWRFIKPGLYNKERKYASGMVFYTSVLFIMGVLFGYYIIAPLSVNFLGSYRVSEAIHNQIDLNSYFSTIATLVLASGGVFELPVLIYFLTKIGLVTPELLRQYRRHAVVGILILAAVITPPDVSSQILVFVPLMLLYEVSIWVSAIVLRNEAKANTDI